A single window of Metallosphaera hakonensis JCM 8857 = DSM 7519 DNA harbors:
- a CDS encoding SPFH domain-containing protein has translation MSLQFRGQVISTERDDGTSFMAPDVLLFRYPREQVTSKSIFIVQPTENCVVIIQGQVQAVLPPGTHNIQSPQNPLSSFMARFRYNQLPFDTIALFTSMTRHEVRITGKSQTDDLVPLDYEVAVYYRVTDAAKLVVNIQFSGAFFKDGDLAAYLAPIIDQEVSSILNQVKLVDVYKKFGDISTAVTAALKQFLAELGVELISVRVTRLIPEDPELRRIIQLRDLGLDVEKAVRMGLARVLTEQGNPASVNMAIGMPYYPNLATLVNLPQRLLQFSMGQGKEGESNEQDQSKSS, from the coding sequence ATGTCTCTACAATTTAGGGGTCAAGTGATTAGCACAGAAAGGGATGATGGAACTTCATTTATGGCACCGGACGTTCTCCTGTTTAGATATCCCAGAGAACAAGTGACTTCGAAATCGATTTTCATTGTTCAACCAACTGAGAACTGCGTAGTAATAATTCAGGGACAGGTACAGGCGGTTCTTCCTCCTGGAACTCATAACATTCAGTCCCCTCAAAACCCCCTATCTTCATTCATGGCTAGATTCAGGTATAATCAATTACCTTTCGACACGATAGCCCTTTTCACGTCAATGACCAGGCACGAGGTTAGGATCACAGGAAAGAGTCAAACAGACGATCTAGTTCCGTTGGACTATGAGGTTGCTGTCTACTATAGGGTAACCGATGCAGCCAAACTCGTGGTCAATATTCAATTTTCTGGGGCATTTTTCAAGGATGGAGACCTAGCAGCTTATCTAGCTCCAATAATTGATCAAGAGGTCAGTTCCATCCTCAATCAGGTGAAGTTAGTGGACGTGTACAAGAAGTTCGGCGACATCTCAACAGCTGTCACTGCGGCCCTAAAGCAATTCCTTGCTGAACTGGGTGTTGAATTGATTTCGGTTAGGGTAACTAGGTTAATTCCCGAGGATCCCGAACTTAGGAGAATTATTCAGTTGAGAGACCTAGGACTTGATGTGGAGAAGGCAGTGAGAATGGGCCTGGCGAGGGTGTTGACAGAGCAGGGCAACCCAGCCAGTGTGAACATGGCCATAGGAATGCCCTATTATCCCAACCTGGCAACGTTAGTGAACTTACCGCAAAGACTACTGCAATTCTCCATGGGGCAAGGAAAGGAGGGTGAGAGTAACGAGCAGGATCAATCCAAG